One Burkholderia gladioli genomic window, GTGTTTCGTTCACCGCTGACAGCATTCGATTGTCTCCATTGGCCTGAATGCGAAACCCGCATCAGAATTTGCAAAATGGACCTTTCATGCCCGACGTACGCTGTTAGAACGAACGCCGACAGAATCTCCCCCCGTTGAGCTGTCACACCGGCAGTTGAACAAGTGTGATGCACGGCCGGTTGGAACTATCTATCCGACGCTGACAGCTCCGGAAAACGCGGGATTTCCGCATTGGATCGGCCCGTGAACGTGCGTGTGTTCCGCTTTTCAGCCTTTTTGATCGCATGGCACAACCGTCCGTCGCTCCCACTTGGGCCTTCACGACCAGGCGCCAGCGAACCTGCAAAGACATGCATGCGGTAACCCTACCACCCCAACATTCAATCAGTCGCATGATAGAATAATCGCTAACAATGTCAAGGGAGACAATCGTGCCGGGCAACGATCTTCGCAATGGCTGGTTCCGCGCCGCCTCCGAGCTTCGAGGCGGGTGGCGTATGTTGTTGGGGGCGACATGGGGCGTGGCCGTAGGCGCGGCGTCACTCCCCTTTTATTCGGCTGGCGTATTCGCCGTCTCGCTACGAGCCGAATACGGATGGTCACTTAGCATGATGTCACTGCCGATCCTGGGCGCAACGCTGAGTGTCTCGATGTTTGCACCTCTTGCTGGGTCCATCATCGACCGTTTCGGCCTGATTGCGCCCGCAATTCTGGGGCATCTTGCCTTAGCACTAAGCTTTGTGGCTTTGGGGATGATGCCCGGAGATTTCAGCGCTTTTCTTTTCGTCTCAGTGCTGGCTGCGGTCTTCGGGCTGACGTCCTCGCCAATCGGATACAGCCGCGCAATCAACGGCCGGTTCAAGACCATGCGTGGTCTTGCGCTCGGGATTACTCTGTCAGGCACCGGCATTGCCGCGTTGACAGTTCCGTCCTTCGTAGCCGCGATTATTGGAATATGGGGCCGACAAGCAGCCTATCTGGCCCTCGCCGCAATCATCGTCACATCCCTTCCTTTCATTACGCTTCTTCTGCAAGAGCCAGGATCGGCGATGTCAAGACTCGAGGAATACCCGCATGCGCCCCATGCCCCGGTCCGGCCAAACGCAATACCCACAGTAATGTCAATCATTCGCGATCGACGTTTTGTGCGGCTATATTGCGCCTTTTTTCTCCAGGCTTTGGGCGTGACAGGTTTCGTTCTCCATCTGGTGCCTATGCTCAATGAGGCGGGTCTGCCGTTGGGGCGCGCAGCCACCATTCAGGGGCAAATGGGACTGGCAATCATTGCGGGACGTCTGCTGATTGGCGTGTGCGTCGACCGTTTCTTCGCACCCTACGTCGCGGCGACGGTTTTGGCAATCACGCTTGGTGGTTTCATGCTCTTTGGCCTCGCGGGCGCGCCTATGGCCCTCCCGCTGGCTTTCGCTTTGGGATTTGCGCTTGGCGCCGAGGTCGATTTGATCGGCTATCTCACCGGCCGATATTTCGGCCTCGGCGCTTATGGTCGTACCTATGGACTGCTTTACGGCGGCTTTACCTTAGCGACCGGCCTGAGCCCCCTGATCATCGCGCAAGTTCAACACATCAGCGGAAATTACCAAACAGCACTCAGCGTTTGTGCCACATTTCTG contains:
- a CDS encoding MFS transporter, which produces MPGNDLRNGWFRAASELRGGWRMLLGATWGVAVGAASLPFYSAGVFAVSLRAEYGWSLSMMSLPILGATLSVSMFAPLAGSIIDRFGLIAPAILGHLALALSFVALGMMPGDFSAFLFVSVLAAVFGLTSSPIGYSRAINGRFKTMRGLALGITLSGTGIAALTVPSFVAAIIGIWGRQAAYLALAAIIVTSLPFITLLLQEPGSAMSRLEEYPHAPHAPVRPNAIPTVMSIIRDRRFVRLYCAFFLQALGVTGFVLHLVPMLNEAGLPLGRAATIQGQMGLAIIAGRLLIGVCVDRFFAPYVAATVLAITLGGFMLFGLAGAPMALPLAFALGFALGAEVDLIGYLTGRYFGLGAYGRTYGLLYGGFTLATGLSPLIIAQVQHISGNYQTALSVCATFLIGALLLLATAPGFPQHSDKSR